In Salvelinus alpinus chromosome 36, SLU_Salpinus.1, whole genome shotgun sequence, the genomic stretch CTGCGATGCAATGgacaccagccatattaccaATTGATTTCGTATATTGACATGAATCTATTCATTAGTAATAAACACCACTTCAGTTGGATTTGAAAGGTCTTTCAGAATAGCtcgtttttgttttttaaacgGCAATACTAATTAGCTAAACTATGCGGGCCAAGTATTTGGCGCGTTTTTGAGCTCGCACCTTTCTCGAGGTCGGTGATTCTCTGGTGCAGGGATGTGAGAGTCGACTCCACTCTACCGCGCTGCTCCGTCTCGTTCCGCAACCCAGGCTTGCCATCTTCGATACTGTTCACGCGGGATAACACCTGCTTCTCCAAATCGTCGATTTTACTCTGTAGCAGGTCTTTCAGACTGTTCGCCTGGACCGAGTTGTTGTTCCGACTGAATTGCTGTGGAATGAAATAATGATTAGTTTaaaaaacgtttaaataataCTGAGAAACATTACAACCCATATGCTGAGGGACATCGCAACGCTAATGCCAGATTAACTTCTTTACGGTTTATTGCCCTGTGGAGTTAGCAACATGGTAGCCTACATCAAGCAACTAAATTCGTCTCCGGCAAGGTGTCTGTCCTCAGCAGGACTTGTTAAGTTTCACGATTAGTGCAGAGTATTAACCTACATGGAAGTAAATGTGATAACAAAGTACAAGGGCGGCAGTGCGAGTTGGACAGGACAGTGCAACGTGATTTAGCCCATAGTGTAAACATGTCGTTTTTCACCCAAAATGATTGGTGAAATGTATAAAGGCTATTATTTCGTTAAGATTATGGTTCTCCACATACCTCGAGATTTTCTAATCTCTGTTTTAGAGACTGTAAAGTCTGCGATAGTTGCGCCAAAGTGTCCGAGGGACCCCTTGATACATCCCCCATAGTATTTTTGGTCCCCGTCTCTTTTCTCCTTCCGCCAGGTCCGGGCTCGGGCGCACTCTGGCCCTCACAGCGAGTTAACTTGGAAGTCAGTTCTCTGATAGTCTCTTTTTGGTTCATAATGGTCTCCTTCTGCTGTAGGACGGTCTCCCGGAGCTGCATTACAGTGGTCTTCAAATCCTCTCCAGGCATACTGTTTTGTAAGGTAGCGGCGCATATGTCCATATCCTTGGGCACCGACGTGCAAATAAATTGAGTCTGTCCACCACCAAAGTCTTGGCACGAACCCTCCACGAATAAGTATGAAAGTATAAAAAGTTTCCAAGAGATTGCCTTCTTAGTGGCCTGCATTTCGCCGTGTGTGTTGTGTTGCATTTGGTTTAGGAGCAGCGGTGGTGTGTTTGTTGCGAGTGATTTCAGGACCACGGAGCTGTCGCTTTTTGTTGTAATCCGTCCGTGGCGCGCGCCCGGTTTATATAGCGCGCGTGGTCTGCGCTGATCAGATTCCCCCATcacggagaggaggggaggaatctCACTCTTGCAGCTTAATCGCCTCTCGACGTCAAGGTGGAAGGAGCCTCACGCTCAAAGATGAAACTCGAGGCTCGAGTGGCCTAGTCAAAATCAGGACTTGAATCCGATTGAGTTGCTGTGGCGTGACCTTAAAAAGGAGGTTCATGCTAGAAAACCCTCCAATGTGTCTGAATTAAAACAATTCTGCaaagaagagtgggccaaaattcctccacagcgatgtgaaagaCTCATTGCCAGTTATCGCAAACGCTTGATTGCAGTTGTTGCTGCTGAgtgtggcacaaccagttattaggtttagggggcaattactttttcacataggGCTATGAAGGTTCGGATAGCTTTTTTCCCTTAATAAAGAAAATCATCACTTAAAAACGGCATTTTGTGTTTAattgggttatctttgtgtaatataaaaatttgtttgatgatctgaaacatttaagtgtgacaaatgtgcaaaaaaataagaaatcaggaaaggggcaaatactttttcacagcactgtacatTTTCTCATGTTACAATATTTATAATAGATAACATGGTCTGCATGTTTACAGCCATTAACATCAATATAATTACACGAGCAGCAGTTGTATTACCATCAATAGCTGCACTTCTTTGACTGTCACACCCAGGTTTATTAGAATGTTGTTAAGTGGTTTTCTTTATTTGGTACATTGCATGTAtttctcattgtacagtataattTTGTTGAAACGTGAAAATAATTGAATGCTCTAAATTAATATGTTCCTAATCTTCTTCATCTGTTGTCAAGCTGGTACACCTTAAGTCAGGCCCCtcacacaggcatggtggttTGTAAGTGACTCAGTGGTAATACCCAGAATGATGTCCCATGGGGTGTCATCCTGTGAGGCCCTCGGGCACCTATGGGGTGTCAGCCTGTTCTTGCCAATTGggaaaaacaatactgcaaaGTGTCAACACAGTCTGCAGTATTTGAATGCAGTATTTGTAATCATCTCAATAATTCAGGCCATAAGGACTTCATCTATCCCTTAGCCTTTTGCTATTTCAATTATTCAGGGAGAGCAATATTACTTTTTTGGTTGCCTACTCAGCCTTTATTAATTATATCAGtgttgaaaatcaaatgaaaaCAACTTGAATAAGTGATGAAAACATATTGGAGCttagattaaaatggatttacttTAGGCAACTGAAGAATGTGTACAGTACAATGGACAATATGAGTCTATGTGATGGAAGGACATGGAGGACTGAGAGGCATTAAACCTACAACACCTTCGCTGACTTCACAAATTACACCTTCTATCCCCAGGGAAACTCATGCCACTAACACATTTTATTGGGGAAGTGATCCTAGATTTGTACCTACAGGCAACTTGTTCCCTGAGCAATGATCCCAGTCCAAGTTATTGAAATGAAGATTCTATACGTGTTTAGTGCTTACTTTGAATGCTGTAAGTGCTGCACCTGAATGCCAAAGCGTTTCACCTCCTATCAGCTGACAATCCTAGATAGTCTTACCAtgaggtacactatatatacaaaagtgtgtggacaacacttcaaattagtgtatttggctatttcagccaaacccattgctgacaagtgtattaaattgagcacacagccatgcaatctccatagacaaacactggcagtagaatggccttactgaagagctcagtgactttctacGTGGCATTGTCATAgaatgctacctttccaacaagtcagttcatcaaatctCTGCCCTGATAGAGTTtccacggtcaactgtaagtgctgttgttgCTGAAGTGAagtaggagcaacaacagcttagctgcgaaatggtaggccacacaagctcacagaacaggactaccgagtgctgaagctcggGGCGCGTAaagatcgtctgtcctcggttgcaacactcagtacAGAGTTCCATTCTGCCTctgaacttcatgaaatgggtttccatacgcacacaagccttagatcaccatgcacaatgccaagcgtctcctggagtggtgtaaagctcgcctccattggactcgggagcagtgaaaacatgttctctagagggatgaatcacgcttcaccacctggcagtccgacggacgaatctggatttgacggatgccaggagaac encodes the following:
- the LOC139564950 gene encoding neuronal pentraxin-1-like isoform X1, coding for MQHNTHGEMQATKKAISWKLFILSYLFVEGSCQDFGGGQTQFICTSVPKDMDICAATLQNSMPGEDLKTTVMQLRETVLQQKETIMNQKETIRELTSKLTRCEGQSAPEPGPGGRRKETGTKNTMGDVSRGPSDTLAQLSQTLQSLKQRLENLEQFSRNNNSVQANSLKDLLQSKIDDLEKQVLSRVNSIEDGKPGLRNETEQRGRVESTLTSLHQRITDLEKGQKENRPLDKFQLTFPLRTNYMYAKVKKSLPEMYAVTVCMWLKSNASPGVGTPFSYAVPGQANELVLIEWGNNPMEILINDKVAKLPFIINDGKWHHICVTWTTRDGVWEAFQDGVMRGSGENLAPYHPIKPQGVLILGQEQDTLGGGFDATQAFVGDLANFHIWDRKLSIGEIYNLATCSSKAQIGNVFSWLESSIDIYGGASKWTFEACRQLN
- the LOC139564950 gene encoding neuronal pentraxin-1-like isoform X2; the protein is MQHNTHGEMQATKKAISWKLFILSYLFVEGSCQDFGGGQTQFICTSVPKDMDICAATLQNSMPGEDLKTTVMQLRETVLQQKETIMNQKETIRELTSKLTRCEGQSAPEPGPGGRRKETGTKNTMGDVSRGPSDTLAQLSQTLQSLKQRLENLEQFSRNNNSVQANSLKDLLQSKIDDLEKQVLSRVNSIEDGKPGLRNETEQRGRVESTLTSLHQRITDLEKGQKENRPLDKFQLTFPLRTNYMYAKVKKSLPEMYAVTVCMWLKSNASPGVGTPFSYAVPGQANELVLIEWGNNPMEILINDKVAKLPFIINDGKWHHICVTWTTRDGVWEAFQDGVMRGSGENLAPYHPIKPQGVLILGQEQICTD